The Anaerobaca lacustris sequence AATCCGGGGCAGGCCATGCCTGCGTTTGAGATTCTCGATCACATGCTTATGGTTGGCGGCGTTGCTGATCTCGGGGATGCGGAGGAATCGGATCAATTCCTCTTTGGCCATGACTGTGAAGGGCTACACTTTCACTCCGCCCTTCACAGACACCTGGGAAAAAACATCTCGGGGGCTTGCCGGTATACCGTGGACGGTATACAATAAGAAGATGTTAGACTCAAGGAGCCCAATATGCGTGTTGAAAAAGCTATTGCGTTTGCTCGGACCACTGTGACCACCGTAGCGACCGAGCATCTTCGCAAGGAGATTGTTTGCGGGAGCGTGCAGCCCGGCGAGACGCTCCCCGAATCGCGGGTTGGCGAGATGCTGGGTGTCAGTCGAGCCCCGATCCGCGAAGCACTCACCTTGCTGGAACGGGAGGGGTTGGTCGAGTTCGACCGGCGGGGGACGGCACGGGTTTGCGATTTTCACCTGGAAGACGTTCGGGAATTGGGGCTGATGCGCATGGTTCTGGAACCCGCCGCGAGTCGCCTTGCCGCCGAACGTCGGCCTCAGGCTGATCTCGGCGTGATCGAGGAAAACCTTCATGCCTTGAAGGCGGTTAGCCGCCTCGATGACGTCACCCGGCTCGACCTGGACTTCCACCGTCTGATATTTGCCGCCGCAGGCAACAGGCGACTTATGCGAGCTTGGGAGAACCTGTTGTCGCAGTTTTCCCTGGTGATGCGGCTGTTTCATGAGTCTCTGGAACGGCGGGTGCAGACGTCCAACGTCCGCGACATGACGATCGGGGCGCACACGGAGTTGTTGCAGGCCATACGCTCGGGATTGCCTGAGGAAGCCGAAGCTTTGGCTCGGCAGCATACCACTTAC is a genomic window containing:
- a CDS encoding GntR family transcriptional regulator, translating into MRVEKAIAFARTTVTTVATEHLRKEIVCGSVQPGETLPESRVGEMLGVSRAPIREALTLLEREGLVEFDRRGTARVCDFHLEDVRELGLMRMVLEPAASRLAAERRPQADLGVIEENLHALKAVSRLDDVTRLDLDFHRLIFAAAGNRRLMRAWENLLSQFSLVMRLFHESLERRVQTSNVRDMTIGAHTELLQAIRSGLPEEAEALARQHTTYWLAEFSQSSAFAPHSEA